TGGTCATGAAATTAAAAAAGTACGTCCATGTGTAGTTATATCTCCAAATGAAATGAATGATAATATATCTACAATCATCATTGCCCCTATGACTACTCGCTCACATTCTTATCCTACTAGAATCCCAATTAAATTCGAAGATAAAAAGGGCTGGGTTGTATTAGACCAGATACGAGCCCTTGATAGAAAAAGATTTGTAAAGAAGCTTGGAAAATTAAACAAAGAAACAATTCTTAAAGTAAAGAGAGTTTTACAGGAAATGTTGGTGGAGTGATGCTGCTTCGGTCGCTTCACTCCATCCATTAGACTTATACACATAAACTTATTAAAATAATAATAAAATAAACAAGGTACCGAATAAGAAGGCTGAACAGGTATAGAGAGCGTTCAACGGCAAAACCTACATTGCGAAAAAGACCCAGCCTTCTGGATAATTAAATA
This genomic window from Atribacterota bacterium contains:
- a CDS encoding type II toxin-antitoxin system PemK/MazF family toxin, with amino-acid sequence MVIKQYDIFLISLDPTIGHEIKKVRPCVVISPNEMNDNISTIIIAPMTTRSHSYPTRIPIKFEDKKGWVVLDQIRALDRKRFVKKLGKLNKETILKVKRVLQEMLVE